In Agrobacterium sp. RAC06, a single window of DNA contains:
- a CDS encoding YggS family pyridoxal phosphate-dependent enzyme, which produces MSVEERLQDVRGKIAKAAQEAGREPDSISLVAVSKTFDAEHIRPTIVEGQRVFGENRVQEAQGKWPDLKAETPDLELHLIGPLQSNKAADAVALFDVIETVDREKIARALAEETKRQGRSIRFYIQVNTGLEPQKAGIAPDDVGSFVALCRDELAMQVEGLMCIPPVDENPGPHFALLTKLAEENGLSKLSMGMSGDFETAIGFGATSVRVGSAIFGTR; this is translated from the coding sequence ATGTCGGTTGAAGAGCGGCTCCAGGACGTCCGGGGCAAAATCGCAAAGGCTGCGCAGGAGGCAGGTCGTGAGCCGGATTCGATTTCACTCGTCGCGGTTTCCAAGACCTTCGATGCCGAACATATCCGCCCGACGATTGTCGAGGGTCAGCGGGTGTTCGGGGAAAACCGCGTGCAGGAAGCCCAGGGGAAATGGCCTGATCTGAAGGCGGAAACCCCTGATCTCGAACTGCATCTGATCGGCCCGCTTCAGTCGAACAAGGCAGCCGATGCTGTCGCGCTGTTCGATGTCATCGAGACAGTCGATCGCGAGAAGATCGCCCGAGCGCTCGCAGAGGAGACAAAGCGGCAGGGCCGGTCGATACGGTTTTACATCCAGGTCAACACCGGTCTCGAGCCTCAGAAGGCGGGGATTGCGCCCGATGATGTTGGGTCTTTTGTCGCGCTTTGCCGCGATGAACTTGCGATGCAAGTCGAGGGCCTCATGTGCATCCCGCCGGTCGATGAGAATCCCGGGCCACATTTCGCTCTGCTTACCAAACTCGCCGAAGAAAACGGGCTTTCGAAGCTGTCGATGGGCATGTCCGGCGATTTCGAGACCGCCATCGGCTTTGGAGCAACGAGCGTCAGAGTCGGATCGGCAATTTTTGGCACACGTTAA
- a CDS encoding propionyl-CoA synthetase: MRESYQDIYDSWTADPEGFWATAAEQVHWFKAPDAVFDASQGTYGRWFPGGETNTCYNCIDRHVEAGRGADTAVIYDSPMTGQTARYSYDQVLTEVSAIAAVLRNHGVAKGDRVIIYMPMIPEAVFSMLACARIGAVHSVVFGGFAAHELATRIDDSGAKVVIGASCGLEPGRIVPYKPMLDQAIDMAKVKPDYCLILQRDQYHAPLRYEHGDVDLAQAIEQEKINGSSVECVPVAATDPLYVLYTSGTTGQPKGVVRDNGGHMVALNWTMKNIYGVKPGEVFWAASDIGWVVGHSYIVYGPLLAGNATVIFEGKPVGTPDAGTFWRVVSDHDVKALFTAPTAFRAIRRDDPEGEHVARYDISGLRALFLAGERADPETLKWAERILKIPVIDHWWQTETGWAIAANPAGLGLLPVKHGSPTKAMPGYTLEVLDDAGHPVAPGTLGNIVAKLPLPPGCLVTFWNADERFRASCLEEFPGYYKTADAGVIDEDGYVFVMARTDDIINCAGHRLSTGAMEEVCAMHPDVAECAVIGIADELKGQIPCGFLILKKNVHRDHAVIAKEVVQLVRDEIGPVAAFKMVLMVDRLPKTRSGKILRGTMQKIADGLPWKMPATIDDPAILDEITAVLQAHGQVPASAKAVASA; the protein is encoded by the coding sequence ATGCGCGAGAGCTATCAGGACATCTACGATTCCTGGACAGCAGATCCGGAGGGCTTCTGGGCCACGGCTGCGGAACAGGTTCATTGGTTCAAGGCGCCGGACGCGGTCTTCGACGCCTCACAAGGCACCTATGGTCGCTGGTTTCCCGGTGGAGAGACCAATACCTGCTACAATTGCATCGACCGTCATGTGGAAGCCGGGCGTGGTGCTGATACGGCCGTCATCTATGACAGTCCAATGACCGGTCAAACGGCACGTTACAGTTATGACCAGGTGCTGACGGAAGTCTCTGCGATAGCGGCCGTCTTGCGCAATCACGGCGTCGCGAAGGGCGATAGGGTCATCATCTACATGCCGATGATCCCGGAAGCCGTCTTCTCGATGCTTGCCTGCGCGCGTATCGGCGCCGTGCATTCCGTGGTCTTCGGCGGCTTTGCGGCGCATGAGCTCGCGACCCGCATCGACGATTCCGGCGCCAAAGTGGTTATCGGCGCGAGCTGCGGTCTCGAGCCTGGACGTATCGTCCCCTACAAGCCGATGCTCGACCAGGCAATCGACATGGCTAAGGTGAAGCCCGATTACTGTCTGATTTTGCAGCGCGACCAGTATCATGCGCCCCTTCGCTACGAGCATGGCGATGTCGATCTGGCCCAGGCGATCGAACAGGAAAAGATCAACGGCTCGTCTGTCGAATGCGTGCCGGTGGCCGCGACCGACCCGCTTTACGTTCTCTATACATCGGGAACGACCGGTCAGCCCAAGGGCGTGGTGCGCGACAATGGCGGCCATATGGTCGCTCTCAACTGGACCATGAAGAACATCTACGGCGTCAAGCCTGGAGAAGTCTTCTGGGCCGCCTCCGACATCGGATGGGTCGTCGGCCATTCCTACATTGTCTATGGTCCGCTCTTGGCCGGCAATGCCACCGTGATCTTCGAGGGCAAGCCGGTGGGCACGCCGGATGCCGGCACCTTCTGGCGTGTGGTGAGCGACCATGATGTGAAGGCGCTGTTCACGGCGCCGACGGCCTTCCGTGCGATCCGTCGTGACGACCCCGAGGGCGAACATGTCGCGCGCTATGACATCTCCGGTCTTCGCGCACTCTTCCTGGCCGGTGAGCGGGCCGATCCGGAAACGCTGAAATGGGCAGAACGGATCCTGAAAATTCCTGTCATCGACCATTGGTGGCAGACGGAAACAGGTTGGGCGATCGCCGCAAACCCGGCGGGCCTGGGGCTGCTTCCCGTGAAACACGGATCACCAACCAAGGCCATGCCGGGTTACACGCTCGAAGTGCTCGACGACGCAGGACATCCGGTCGCTCCTGGCACGCTTGGAAACATCGTCGCGAAGCTTCCCCTTCCTCCGGGTTGTCTGGTTACCTTCTGGAATGCCGACGAACGTTTTCGCGCCTCTTGCCTCGAAGAGTTCCCCGGCTACTACAAGACGGCGGATGCCGGCGTCATTGACGAAGATGGCTATGTCTTCGTCATGGCGCGGACCGACGATATCATCAATTGCGCTGGTCACCGTCTCTCGACCGGTGCCATGGAAGAGGTCTGCGCCATGCATCCCGATGTGGCGGAATGCGCTGTTATCGGGATTGCCGACGAATTGAAGGGACAGATCCCCTGCGGCTTCCTGATCCTGAAGAAGAATGTGCATCGCGACCATGCTGTGATCGCCAAGGAAGTCGTTCAGTTGGTGCGCGACGAAATCGGACCAGTGGCAGCTTTCAAGATGGTACTGATGGTCGATCGTCTACCGAAGACGCGCTCGGGCAAGATCCTGCGTGGCACGATGCAGAAGATCGCCGACGGTCTGCCTTGGAAGATGCCCGCGACGATCGACGATCCTGCAATCCTCGACGAGATCACGGCCGTGTTGCAGGCCCATGGTCAGGTCCCGGCATCCGCCAAAGCGGTTGCAAGCGCCTGA
- a CDS encoding DUF1013 domain-containing protein, producing the protein MAQTLLMPKATAVWLVDNTALSFDQIAQFCKLHPLEVKAIADGEAAQGIKGLDPIATGQLSRDEIGRAEKDVNYKLKISEPKVRVPDSKRRGPRYTPVSKRQDRPNAILWLVRNHPELKDAQISRLVGTTKSTIEQIRERTHWNSANLAPMDPVTLGLCSQIDLDLEVEKASKGRPLPTAAELGATLQSASETENLGFSYEREEEKEIDANAVFAKLQSLKSDRKNDDEDDQY; encoded by the coding sequence ATGGCCCAGACACTGCTCATGCCGAAGGCGACCGCTGTATGGCTCGTCGACAATACCGCGCTGTCATTCGATCAGATCGCGCAGTTCTGCAAGCTGCACCCGCTCGAGGTGAAGGCAATTGCAGACGGCGAAGCAGCTCAGGGCATCAAGGGCCTCGACCCGATCGCAACCGGCCAGCTCTCGCGCGACGAGATTGGCCGCGCTGAAAAGGACGTGAACTACAAGCTGAAGATTTCCGAGCCGAAGGTCCGCGTCCCCGACTCGAAGCGCCGCGGCCCGCGTTATACGCCGGTCTCGAAGCGTCAGGATCGTCCGAATGCCATCCTCTGGCTGGTTCGCAACCATCCGGAACTGAAGGACGCCCAGATCTCGCGTCTCGTCGGCACCACCAAGTCGACGATCGAGCAGATCCGGGAGCGCACGCACTGGAACTCGGCCAACCTCGCACCGATGGACCCGGTCACGCTTGGCCTCTGCAGCCAGATCGACCTCGATCTCGAAGTCGAAAAGGCATCGAAGGGTCGTCCGCTGCCGACCGCTGCCGAACTCGGCGCGACTCTGCAGTCTGCAAGCGAGACCGAAAACCTCGGCTTCAGCTACGAGCGCGAAGAAGAGAAGGAAATCGACGCCAACGCCGTCTTCGCCAAGCTGCAGTCGCTCAAGTCCGACCGCAAGAATGACGACGAAGACGACCAGTACTGA
- the acs gene encoding acetate--CoA ligase has product MSAKTYPVLKSAKTRALIDDDKYQKWYQESIEDPEKFWGKHGKRIDWFKPYTKVKNTSFKGKVPVKWFEDGLTNVSYNCIDRHLKTHGEQTAIIWEGDNPYIDKKITYNELYEHVCRMANVLKKHGVKKGDRVTIYMPMIPEAAYAMLACARIGAIHSVVFGGFSPEALAGRIVDCESTFVITCDEGVRGGKPVPLKENTDIAIDIAAKQYVIVNKVLVVRRTGGKIGWAPGRDIWHHQEVHTVKADCPPVKMKAEDPLFILYTSGSTGKPKGVMHTTGGYLVYASMTHEYVFDYHDGDVYWCTADVGWVTGHSYIVYGPLSNCATTLMFEGIPTFPDQGRFWEVIEKHKVNIFYTAPTAIRSLMGAGDDFVKRSDRSSLRLLGSVGEPINPEAWEWYYNVVGEQKSPVVDTWWQTETGGIMITPLPGATNLKPGSATKPFFGIKPELVDNEGNVLEGATDGNLCITDSWPGQARSVYGDHDRYVQTYFSTYKGKYFTGDGCRRDEDGYYWITGRVDDVLNVSGHRLGTAEVESALVSHHLVSEAAVVGYPHAIKGQGIYCYVTLMSGHEGNDALRADLVKHVRTEIGPIATPDKIQFAPGLPKTRSGKIMRRILRKIAEDDFGALGDTSTLADPAVVDDLIANRQNKIA; this is encoded by the coding sequence ATGTCAGCCAAAACCTATCCGGTGCTGAAATCGGCAAAAACCCGCGCCCTGATCGATGATGACAAATACCAGAAATGGTATCAGGAGAGCATCGAGGACCCCGAGAAGTTCTGGGGCAAACACGGCAAGCGGATCGACTGGTTCAAGCCGTATACGAAGGTCAAGAATACGTCCTTCAAGGGCAAGGTTCCCGTCAAGTGGTTCGAAGACGGCCTCACCAACGTCTCCTATAACTGCATCGACCGCCACCTGAAGACGCATGGCGAACAGACCGCCATCATCTGGGAAGGCGACAACCCCTATATCGACAAGAAGATCACCTATAACGAGCTCTACGAGCATGTTTGCCGTATGGCGAACGTCTTGAAGAAGCACGGCGTCAAGAAGGGTGATCGCGTGACCATCTACATGCCGATGATTCCGGAAGCGGCCTATGCAATGCTGGCCTGCGCCCGCATCGGTGCCATCCATTCGGTCGTCTTCGGCGGCTTCTCGCCGGAAGCACTCGCAGGCCGTATCGTCGACTGCGAATCAACCTTCGTGATTACCTGCGATGAGGGCGTTCGCGGCGGCAAGCCGGTGCCGCTCAAGGAAAACACCGACATCGCGATCGACATCGCCGCCAAGCAGTATGTCATCGTCAACAAGGTTCTGGTCGTGCGCCGCACCGGTGGCAAGATCGGCTGGGCACCGGGCCGCGACATCTGGCATCATCAGGAAGTGCATACGGTCAAGGCAGACTGCCCGCCGGTGAAGATGAAGGCAGAAGATCCGCTGTTCATCCTCTACACCTCCGGTTCGACGGGCAAGCCGAAGGGTGTCATGCACACGACGGGCGGCTACCTTGTCTATGCCTCGATGACGCATGAATATGTCTTCGACTATCACGATGGGGACGTCTACTGGTGTACGGCCGATGTCGGCTGGGTCACCGGGCACTCCTACATCGTATACGGGCCGCTTTCGAACTGCGCGACGACGCTGATGTTCGAAGGCATTCCGACCTTCCCCGATCAGGGACGGTTCTGGGAAGTGATCGAGAAGCACAAGGTCAACATCTTCTACACCGCACCGACCGCGATCCGCTCGCTGATGGGTGCGGGTGACGATTTCGTCAAGCGTTCGGACCGTTCGTCGCTCCGTCTTCTGGGTTCCGTCGGCGAGCCGATCAATCCGGAAGCCTGGGAATGGTATTACAATGTCGTCGGCGAGCAGAAGTCGCCTGTTGTCGATACCTGGTGGCAGACCGAAACCGGCGGGATCATGATCACGCCGCTGCCGGGTGCGACCAATCTCAAGCCGGGTTCGGCAACCAAGCCATTCTTCGGGATCAAGCCTGAGCTTGTCGACAATGAAGGCAATGTTCTGGAGGGGGCGACCGACGGCAATCTCTGCATCACCGACAGCTGGCCTGGTCAGGCACGCTCCGTCTATGGCGACCACGACCGTTATGTGCAGACCTACTTCTCCACCTACAAGGGCAAGTACTTCACGGGTGACGGCTGCCGCCGGGACGAAGACGGGTATTACTGGATCACGGGCCGCGTCGATGACGTCCTGAACGTGTCCGGTCACCGCCTGGGAACGGCGGAAGTCGAATCGGCTCTGGTTTCGCACCACCTCGTTTCCGAAGCGGCCGTCGTCGGCTATCCACACGCAATCAAGGGCCAGGGCATCTATTGCTATGTCACCCTGATGTCGGGTCACGAGGGCAATGACGCGCTCAGAGCCGATCTGGTGAAGCATGTGCGGACGGAAATCGGTCCGATCGCGACGCCGGACAAGATCCAGTTTGCACCCGGTCTGCCGAAGACGCGCTCGGGCAAGATCATGCGCCGCATTCTGCGCAAGATCGCCGAGGACGATTTCGGCGCGCTTGGCGATACCTCGACGCTGGCCGATCCGGCTGTCGTGGACGACCTGATCGCGAACCGCCAGAACAAGATCGCCTGA
- a CDS encoding thermonuclease family protein, whose product MLASEAPVSASSRQIEGPVTAEVVKIIDGDTVLVEAMPWPDHKVSTYVRLRGIDAPELRSKCPAFREAALEAKSELTSLVAGERMVQLTAISGDKYFGRVVADLKLSNGTRAAELLLQAGLVEPYNGRTKSKRPCPND is encoded by the coding sequence ATGCTGGCGTCCGAAGCGCCGGTAAGCGCATCCAGCCGCCAGATCGAAGGGCCTGTTACGGCCGAGGTCGTGAAGATCATCGATGGCGACACGGTCCTTGTGGAAGCAATGCCTTGGCCAGATCACAAGGTTAGCACCTATGTGCGCCTGCGCGGCATCGATGCGCCCGAGCTGCGGTCGAAATGCCCCGCCTTTCGTGAGGCGGCCCTTGAGGCGAAGAGCGAGCTCACGAGCCTGGTCGCGGGCGAGCGGATGGTGCAGTTGACCGCAATCTCCGGCGACAAGTATTTCGGCCGCGTAGTCGCCGATCTCAAATTGTCGAATGGCACTCGAGCGGCGGAGCTTCTCCTACAGGCAGGTCTGGTCGAGCCCTATAACGGGCGGACGAAAAGCAAGCGGCCATGCCCAAATGACTGA
- a CDS encoding DUF1674 domain-containing protein, which produces MSEDREAEVSVEEMPRELSPAAKRALAEAEERRRKEEAQQMPPEIGGRGGADPARFGDWEIKGRAIDF; this is translated from the coding sequence ATGTCAGAAGATCGTGAAGCCGAAGTCAGTGTCGAAGAAATGCCGCGTGAACTGAGCCCGGCTGCGAAACGGGCACTCGCGGAAGCGGAGGAGCGACGCCGGAAGGAGGAGGCTCAGCAGATGCCGCCCGAAATTGGCGGACGCGGTGGTGCCGATCCTGCGCGCTTCGGAGATTGGGAGATCAAGGGTCGCGCGATCGATTTTTAA
- the htpX gene encoding zinc metalloprotease HtpX, translating into MNTMRTAMLLAFMTALFMGVGFLIGGRGGMMIAFVIAAGMNFFSYWNSDKMVLRAYRAQEVDERTAPEFYVMVRDLARNAGLPMPKVYVFDNPQPNAFATGRNPQNAAVAASTGLLQRLSPEEVAGVMAHELAHIENRDTLTMTITATLAGAISMLSNFAFLFSSGRDDRNNPLGLVGVLIAMIVAPLAAMLVQMAISRTREYAADRRGAEICGQPRWLASALQKIAGDASHIENVEAERNPATAHMFIINPLNGQRMDNLFSTHPNTRNRIEALMAMSDIRPGGSTPPEAPVKATRTARSVPTTGWGRGKAEPPKGPWS; encoded by the coding sequence ATGAATACCATGCGGACTGCCATGCTGCTCGCCTTCATGACCGCCCTCTTCATGGGCGTCGGCTTCCTGATCGGTGGCAGGGGCGGCATGATGATTGCCTTCGTCATCGCCGCGGGCATGAACTTCTTTTCCTATTGGAATTCTGACAAGATGGTGCTTCGCGCCTATCGCGCCCAGGAGGTCGATGAGCGGACGGCTCCCGAATTCTACGTCATGGTGCGGGATCTGGCCCGCAATGCCGGTCTGCCCATGCCAAAGGTCTATGTCTTCGACAACCCGCAGCCGAATGCCTTTGCGACAGGGCGCAATCCGCAGAATGCAGCCGTTGCTGCTTCCACCGGACTGTTGCAGCGGCTCAGCCCGGAAGAGGTCGCAGGTGTCATGGCCCACGAGCTGGCCCATATCGAGAACCGCGACACGCTCACCATGACCATCACCGCCACACTGGCGGGTGCGATCTCGATGCTGTCGAACTTCGCCTTCCTGTTTTCCAGCGGGCGTGACGATCGCAACAATCCGCTCGGCTTGGTCGGTGTCCTCATCGCGATGATTGTTGCCCCGCTGGCTGCCATGCTGGTCCAGATGGCAATCAGCCGGACGCGCGAATATGCGGCCGACCGCCGCGGGGCGGAGATCTGCGGGCAGCCCCGCTGGCTCGCATCGGCTCTGCAGAAGATCGCCGGCGACGCGTCTCACATCGAGAATGTGGAGGCGGAGCGCAATCCGGCGACCGCCCATATGTTCATCATCAATCCCTTGAACGGCCAGCGGATGGACAACCTCTTTTCGACCCATCCCAACACGCGCAATCGTATCGAAGCGCTAATGGCCATGAGCGATATCCGGCCTGGGGGATCGACGCCGCCTGAGGCCCCTGTTAAGGCAACGCGCACTGCGCGTTCTGTTCCGACCACCGGTTGGGGACGCGGTAAAGCCGAACCACCCAAGGGACCATGGTCTTGA
- a CDS encoding RsmB/NOP family class I SAM-dependent RNA methyltransferase, whose product MVLNDTSTGKPKSKHNGNRKHGDHASRQPLKPGLEARIAASRILAAVIDRKTSLDGMLDSEHGNPAFLPLNDADRGLVKAILQSALRHLPRIEAIIAELLDTPLPDGARSLHHLLIVAAAQMLYLDVPDHSAVDLAVEQANGDPRSRRFSKLVNAILRRIGREKAELLAAVDDLPCMPDWFMARLTAVYGDQRALAIAASQLESPTIDLTVKSDAAGWAARLGGQVLPTGSVRLERFRGSVTALEGFEDGEWWVQDAAAAIPAKLFGDLTGKRVADLCAAPGGKTAQLVLAGGDVLAVEQSKSRLKRLESNLQRLGVSVEIRCANLLDLDENETFDAILLDTPCSSTGTTRRHPDVLWTKNAADIAKLAELQEKLLRHAVTLLKPGGCLVFSNCSIDPSEGEEIVARVLAEIPDLRLQPIDPADWPGLEAAITAKGEFRTTPDMLRENGGLDGFYAAVIAKT is encoded by the coding sequence ATGGTCTTGAACGACACATCGACGGGCAAACCGAAAAGCAAGCACAATGGCAACAGGAAGCATGGAGATCATGCCTCTCGGCAGCCCTTGAAGCCGGGGCTCGAAGCCCGAATTGCCGCAAGCCGGATCCTGGCAGCGGTAATTGATCGGAAAACGTCGCTCGACGGCATGCTGGATTCAGAGCATGGCAATCCTGCATTTTTGCCGTTGAACGATGCCGATCGCGGCCTCGTGAAGGCCATCCTTCAGAGCGCACTGCGCCATCTGCCGCGGATCGAGGCGATAATTGCGGAACTGCTAGACACTCCGCTGCCGGACGGTGCCCGCTCCCTGCATCACCTTCTGATCGTGGCTGCGGCGCAGATGCTCTATCTCGATGTGCCCGATCATTCGGCTGTTGACCTTGCCGTGGAGCAGGCCAATGGCGATCCCAGAAGCCGTCGTTTCTCGAAGCTGGTGAATGCCATCCTGCGCCGCATCGGTCGTGAGAAGGCGGAGCTTCTCGCTGCCGTGGATGATCTTCCCTGCATGCCGGATTGGTTTATGGCGCGCCTGACGGCAGTCTATGGTGATCAGCGAGCACTTGCGATCGCTGCGTCCCAGCTGGAGTCCCCGACGATCGATTTGACCGTAAAGTCGGATGCAGCCGGCTGGGCTGCGCGGCTTGGCGGACAGGTTTTGCCGACCGGCAGTGTCCGTCTCGAGCGGTTTCGTGGCTCGGTGACCGCGCTCGAAGGTTTCGAGGATGGTGAGTGGTGGGTGCAGGATGCCGCCGCCGCGATTCCGGCAAAGTTGTTCGGTGATCTCACAGGAAAACGGGTTGCTGATCTTTGCGCCGCACCTGGCGGCAAGACGGCACAGCTGGTGCTCGCCGGCGGCGATGTTCTGGCCGTCGAGCAATCGAAGTCGCGCCTGAAGCGTCTGGAGTCCAATCTCCAGCGCCTGGGAGTTTCGGTCGAAATCCGGTGTGCGAACCTGCTCGACCTCGACGAGAACGAGACGTTCGATGCGATCCTGCTCGATACACCCTGTTCATCGACCGGCACGACGCGTCGCCACCCGGATGTTCTCTGGACGAAGAATGCGGCCGATATCGCCAAGCTCGCCGAGCTGCAGGAGAAGTTGCTGCGTCACGCCGTAACACTGTTGAAGCCGGGTGGCTGTCTGGTCTTTTCCAACTGCTCCATTGACCCTTCCGAAGGCGAAGAGATTGTTGCCCGGGTGTTGGCGGAGATCCCTGACCTGCGCCTGCAGCCGATCGATCCGGCCGACTGGCCCGGGCTGGAAGCAGCGATCACCGCTAAGGGTGAGTTCAGGACCACGCCCGACATGCTTCGAGAAAATGGCGGGCTTGATGGCTTCTACGCCGCGGTCATTGCTAAAACTTAA
- a CDS encoding heparinase II/III family protein, translated as MRINDRVRLISLHVAETWRRMRQAAAIVMPSAVQRGAFRVNRVVVAPTDLRAIDSFVADEIVNGRFPLAGRVLDTEGQSPFELELPSVQFARRLHGFGWLRHIRADKTAAACDNARWITDQWISLHGGRSKGVAWDNEVVSRRIISWLSHSPIVLHEADAGFYRRFTSSLGHQVRHLQRRADSMPDGLPRLKARIAIAMASIAAEARPAAVRRAGRLLDRELERQVLADGSHVSRNPQASVDLLFDLLPLRQSYINLGHEVPAKLIPVIDRMYPAVRFFRHSSGDVALFNGASSSLATDLMSVLRYDETAGQPFKALPHGGYQRLSGGDTTILVDTGKPLSARLSSTAHAGCLSFELSSGRNRFLINSGSPRFAGERLRQLARATAAHSTVCIGDVSSARIAQSSRLGTIMLSGPSKIEVERQTGPDGSDRLSARHDGYVKRFGVLHEREIRINEQGTKIAGRDRLLLPDGLPTPNLPGAEVIARFHVHPTITVERSDDRKIRLVAPDGESWSFSIPVGEIAIGEDVFFADVSGIRPSQQLEIVFEGPEIRWFLAHHA; from the coding sequence ATGCGAATCAATGATCGCGTCCGACTGATTTCGCTACACGTCGCCGAAACCTGGCGACGCATGCGGCAGGCGGCTGCCATCGTTATGCCTTCGGCGGTGCAGCGCGGTGCTTTCCGCGTGAACCGAGTCGTCGTGGCACCGACAGATCTCAGGGCGATCGACTCGTTTGTGGCGGATGAGATCGTCAACGGGCGCTTTCCACTCGCCGGGCGTGTTCTGGATACCGAGGGTCAATCTCCCTTCGAACTGGAGCTGCCGTCCGTCCAGTTTGCACGCCGCCTGCACGGTTTTGGCTGGCTGCGCCATATTCGCGCCGACAAGACGGCTGCCGCCTGCGACAACGCGCGATGGATCACGGACCAGTGGATCAGCCTGCATGGCGGCCGTAGCAAGGGTGTCGCCTGGGACAATGAGGTCGTGTCCCGGCGGATCATCAGCTGGCTTTCGCATTCACCGATCGTGCTGCACGAAGCCGATGCGGGCTTCTACCGTCGGTTCACGTCCTCACTTGGGCACCAGGTGCGCCACCTTCAGCGCCGTGCCGATTCGATGCCCGACGGTCTCCCGCGCCTCAAGGCGCGCATCGCCATCGCCATGGCGTCGATCGCAGCCGAGGCGCGTCCGGCGGCAGTCCGCCGCGCGGGACGGTTGCTTGACCGGGAGCTTGAGCGGCAGGTTCTGGCGGATGGAAGCCATGTCTCGCGCAATCCGCAGGCCTCTGTCGATCTGCTTTTCGACCTTCTGCCTCTGCGCCAAAGCTATATCAATCTCGGTCATGAGGTTCCCGCCAAGCTTATTCCGGTCATCGACCGCATGTACCCGGCCGTGCGTTTCTTCCGCCACAGCAGCGGCGATGTGGCTCTGTTCAACGGTGCAAGTTCCTCGCTGGCCACCGATCTCATGAGTGTTCTCAGATATGACGAGACGGCAGGGCAGCCCTTCAAGGCCTTGCCGCATGGGGGCTATCAGCGGCTTTCCGGTGGTGACACGACGATCCTGGTCGATACCGGCAAACCCCTCTCGGCACGGCTTTCGAGCACGGCCCACGCCGGTTGTCTCTCGTTCGAATTGTCCTCCGGACGGAACCGTTTCCTCATCAATAGCGGCTCACCGCGCTTTGCAGGGGAGCGGCTCCGTCAATTGGCGCGTGCTACGGCTGCCCATAGCACCGTGTGCATTGGTGACGTTTCCTCGGCGCGGATCGCGCAGTCGTCCCGCCTCGGCACGATCATGCTGTCGGGCCCCTCCAAAATCGAGGTCGAACGACAGACCGGTCCCGATGGCAGTGACCGGCTGTCGGCACGGCACGACGGCTATGTGAAGCGCTTCGGTGTCCTGCATGAGCGAGAGATCCGGATCAACGAGCAGGGCACCAAGATCGCCGGGCGGGACCGCCTGCTGTTGCCGGACGGCCTGCCGACTCCCAATCTGCCGGGTGCAGAGGTCATTGCGCGTTTCCATGTTCATCCGACAATCACCGTCGAGCGTTCCGACGATCGGAAGATCAGGCTGGTGGCTCCTGATGGCGAGAGCTGGTCCTTCTCCATCCCCGTCGGCGAAATCGCCATTGGTGAAGATGTCTTCTTCGCCGATGTTTCGGGCATCCGTCCGTCGCAGCAGCTGGAGATCGTCTTCGAGGGGCCGGAAATACGCTGGTTTCTCGCGCATCACGCCTGA